AACTTCAGATGCAACAATAAAATAATCGGTGCAAGATACTATCTAGAAGATCAACCTTCAGCAAGAGACATTGTTGGGCATGGAACTCACACAGCATCAATTGCAGCAGGGAATAAAGTTGTGGGAGCAAGCTTCAATGGAATCGCCGAAGGAGTTGCAAGAGGAGGTGTCCCATCAGCAAGAATTGCTGCTTATAGTGTGTGTAATGAACAAGGGTGCAGACCTGATGCCATATTGGCTGCTTTTGATGATGCCATTGCCGATGGTGTGGATCTTATCACAATTTCAATTGGGCTACCTGAGCAAGTGACCTTTGATAAAGACGCCATAGCAATTGGATCGTTTCATGCAATGAAAAAAGGGATCCTCACTATAAACTCTGCAGGTAACGATGGTCCTAACACTGCAACATTTAGTGTATCACCTTGGTTATTCACTGTTGCAGCTACCACTATGGATCGCGTTTTGCTTGGCAATGGATTAATGCCTTTGGGGAAGTCAATAAATGGGTTTGCATCAAATAGTGCTGAAATACTGAGTAGTGCAGGCTTCATAAACAATAGTGCTCCAATTGTTGCTGAATTCTCTTCTGTAGGACCTAATATGCAAATCAGAGAAATCATGAAGCCAGATATTAGTGCTCCTGGTGTAGACATTTTGGCTGCTTACTCACCTCTTAAACCACCTTCTCCTGataaaagagataaaagatCTGTGAAATACAACATACTCTCTGGAACCTCAATGGCATGCCCCCATGTTGCTGGTGCAGCTGCATATGTTAAGACTTTTCATCCTGATTGGTCTCCGGCAGTTATAAAGTCTTCTCTTATGACCACTGCAAAACCAATGAATGGAAGTCAACTCGCAGAATTCTCCTATGGATCAGGGTTTTTGGACCCAGTTAGAGCCATAAATCCTGGTCTAGTTTTTGATGCTTCCAAAAAGGACTATGTGAAATTGCTTTGCAGAATTGGGTATGATACAATGGAAGTTCGAAAAATCTCAGGAGACAAAAGTGTTTGCCCTTCATCATCGTCTCATCATCATCTACCAATGACAAAAGATTTTAATTATCCTGCAATTGCGGCTGAGATTGAACCAAATAAACCATTTAGGATTAATttcacaagaacagttacaaaTGTTGGATTCGCTAACTCTACCTATAAGGCTTACATCCAACAACCTTCTGGCATCAACATCACTGTTGTGCCTAACATACTCGAGTTTAAATCTGTCAAGGAGAAACAATCTTTTGTTGTTCATGTTGTTGGAGGGAAATTTAGTGACTACAGTGTAGTTTCATCGTCACTGTTGTGGAGCGATGGAACACATACTGTAAGGTGTCCAATTATTTTACGTGTTATAAAAGGAAAATGCTACTTTTAcaacaaaatttagtctttggTCAGTCTTGttattgtttctttattttactCTGTAACACagttttcttctattttattaatgatTTTTGGTGTTCATGTTAGTAACACAATTTCATTAAAAAGGGTCTTGTTCCATGTACAAAAATAATAGTCAATACTAGCCAAGTAATTGCTAATTGGTAGTCAGTGATGAACAAATTTCTTTCCAACCAAATTTCCCTCtccgttttttttttcctcacTTTTGCCTTATGTTCTGCAtatacctttttttttaattttctttatttcccTCTGTCGCCCTCGCCCACTTACCAGTTACTATCGTGTCTTTCCCCCTTGCCTTTTCTGCgttttttatttctataattctatttttctttaaaaaaatattcatgttCAGAATGActatgttaattttaaaatttttttattattttaaaaaataacttttagcAGTTACAAAAATACTTGTTCacttaacattttttataattttatatgctATAGCATTGTTGATTACTGTATCAAATCTCAAATAAGTATAattttgaaagagaaaaaaaaaattcaatccaAAATAAGCGTCCGGCTATTGTGTTTGTCAACCACGTTTGAACAAAAAAGTACGTTACAACTCCTTgaaatgtttaattttttgtttgactAATTTTCTTCTCTACAAACATAAaagtgattttgttcataaaacCACGTTTATAAGAAGCAATAATTTCTAGTTTTTCCGTTGCACTAACAGGCTTTTAGTCACTacatttaacatttatttttcttttacctaCTTTATTCTTCATACATGTTATtgcattatttataaaattcttattatttctctCTATATGAacctttatttattatttattatttatattttgtattaattttttatttgacattatatatttttatagttgtaatttttgtgtattatatttattattatcgtTTTATAATAGAATTTATTGATCCTATtaggtaaaataaattaaacaaaaaaattaatcataaataataataatagttaaaaattatagtgtactaaaaaagagtactaagagtactaaaaatatactatataaaaaacatatgaaaaagaaagtataaaagaaaaattaaatatgtataaaaagataacattataatttaatatcatgtccttttaagtaattatttatctaaaagtaattttaactaatattattcaaacaatatttattttatcaaaatcaattttagtatAGAATTGCCAAACTTACTTCTATCCAAAATCAATtctataaaatcacttttattcaaattccaATTTGACAAATCACAATCAAAACACACacacaaattcaaatttaaagggTTGCAAGTCGGAGCCTCCCATTTgaggtttttcttttttctttatttttaaggtTGGGAAATTGGAGGGTTAGTTttgagattttaaaaaataaaaaaattaagaagctCAATACCGACCCTCCAATATGTGGCCTCCCTAAATCAAATGGTCCCATTTGTTTCTAGCCGTTTTTCAAATTTCACACCTCAAGATAATACACAATGAGCCAGTAACAACGTATAACACCGTTTCCTCAATATGTAAATTAAAAAGTGGAAAAAGGAGAGTATATAATAAGTTAGTAACAAAGGAATATAGGATGAAAATACATACTTTTTGCTATATGACAATCATATAATGTTACAAAATGGCAATTTGACAACCAAAATAATCAGCAAACCTCAGCTGACCAAAACACACTGAACAATCATTTTAttggttttttcctttttccaacCGAAAAATTCAAGTCACCTCACTCCCTTGCCAATAAATGAAATCATATACTGGTATTACAACCGAAAAGAATGACAACCTTACACCATAATCCCCtaataaaagatttaaaaaatatacatataacaaTGCTTTCTAGAATGACATCCCAACTTCATTCAAAATTGACAtggaaatgaaaaaataatccaATCTCAGCAACCATCAATGAGCTAATCAAAGCAGTATGGAGgggaagaaaatataaaaaaaaaagaaaaaaaatccctGCAATCAAAGAGATACAATGTCATCATTGACATTATATAGATACAACTTAACTGAAAGgattagaagaaaataaaatattgaattatATGCACTATCATGCAATCCAACAGGAGTAACAAAGCCTTATTCTACTAGGCAGGTCGGTTATATCATGTAATCCGACAATGACCAAaaaacaaatcatcatgaattaTGTCATTTCAGAAGCCAATCCTATTTTGCAATCCCTGGTTTCTGCTTTACTCTTTCTGTTTGTGATTGATATTCTCTTATAATTTTCAATATGTAGACAACAATTACGAGGCCATGAAATCCCTCAAATGTTTTCAGTTGGAGGAATAATACTATTCTTCCCCATAAGAAGCTTTTCAGTTAGTTGCGGAATACTTCCTAACATCTTACCAAAGCCTATTTCTCACACAATCTCCACATAAAAacaattcaaatttgaaatatGATGATCCTTCTCCCATAAATAATACTAAGCATGTCTTAGCTGACCTAACCTAACTGGAGTCTTATCAATAACTCATATTGCTTCTTCAAAGAAATCTCAGGTAGTACTAAAGACAGCAGCATCAAATTATAATACAAGGAAACATGAACCTAAGCATTTGTCAACTAATCACAATTATCCAGTCAGTAATAGTTATTCTAAGGTCAATCACATGCACCCCATGTTTCCATACATGCGTTTCCAAAGCTTTTTTACTATCATTTCCACCACAAGAATacttgtaaaaacatctctCAAGTTAGGAATGGGAAAATTATCATTTCAACTTTGCAAGACAAACAACAGAAAGGAATAAAGGATCATTCATGTCGGAAGAGTCGAGACAAAAAACACTTAATTTTCCTAGCAAAAGTAAAATGCAAATCTAGCATTTAATTACTAATGAAAGCAGAAGCATCATGCAAAGAAACTGGAGTATAAGCACAGTCTTACTTACCTGTCTTAGAGGAGGAGGAAGCCTTCAAAAATATGTAATAGACAAAACAGAAGCATTATATATGCTTCTAAAGAACAACAAACTCTAAGTAAGAACACTCAAAATTGCTCCAAGATGTCATGTAGTTTTGGAACACGCCGACGAAACAACGGTTCAAGTCGAAATGATGGAACATCAAATTGCCACCCATCATACATCTCATTCCATGCTTGCACTATCTCGTCAATTTTGAACCCTgtgattattaaaatttaaaaatgtgtTCTTAGTGCCCTGAAATAATTGAGACTCAAAATGGATGTGAGATGTAAACATACCTCCAAGTGCTGTTGTATTAGAACTGTGATTCTTTATCATGACACCAATGTCGGTCGAAGAAGCTCCAGCTAGTTCAAACTTTTCAACAGCAACCTCCAAGCATTCCTCCCATGTGGGTAGGCCTAGCTTATATTCCACAACAGAGCGCTCATACAACAACGTTCCCCATAAAAGATATACCTGTAACCTCATCTTTGAAGCCTGCTCTTCGGCTTCCTCCGGAGAAACATCCCGGAAAAGATTATGCAAATCCATTTTCTCTAACTGTTCTTTATATTTGTCGAATTTGGATAATCCATTCAAACGCTGCTCCTCAATCTCTTCCCACATCAACATGCCTTTCTCCATGCTATCCTCTGCCTTGTTATAGTACTGCAAAACCTCTTCAGAAGCACCAATGTCCAGGTCCTTATTGGTTGCCACCGAATAACACCAATGAAGCTTTGCTTGCTCAAATTGCTGATACCCGAGTGCAAgaagtccttcatagaagtcGGGTTTGATTCTCACGGCCTCTTCGTATCTCGTTTCTGCTTTTGTGTACTCATTTTGAGCCCAGTCATATGCAGACTTGATACTCTCCAAAGACTCTCTTGATCCATCCTCTGCAGAGGATACACGCTTCCTCGCCCTAGACATGTGAACATTCCCCCAATTAAACAATGCCAAAGCTGCCATTTCTTGAAATTTATCTGCTGCAATTTCAAACAGTTCTTGAGCATCATCATCCGATGCAGTATCCTCCATTGCTTCGGAATATAGCTTCATTCCAACCTCGTGAATATCTAGATATGCATCGGAGTCAAACCCAACATGGTTCTTGAACAGCCTTGCAAACTGGACAAGCCAGTCCTCCACAGTAATCACCCGGTTTGCTACCGGTTCGGCTCTTTGCCTAGCTACATTCTCTATATCCTCACCTGATTTGCTAACATAAGTTGGCACCCCACTCACCATGGTTTTATCATCATAAGATGGTTCCTGTGAAGGATCCACTTCTGTAATATAAAGTCGAATTGATCCCAGCACATTACCGGAACTTTCAGCTAGCCTTAAATCAGCAACATTGGTTATTGTAACAAAATCACCTTCTCGATCCTTATACTTCACAAGAACACCCTTCAATTGTGGAAACCGATCCTTTATTGTATCCCTTATCATCCTCAAACTACAATTCACCGGCAGCTGCGCCCATCTTATATCCTCTCCAAATATGAACTTCACTGTCCTTGTAACCGGCTTTTCTTGCCGCTTAACAGGTCTTGCTTCCAAATTGTCTTTCTCGATTGTGTTCTTGACCACTTCCTTATCCTTATCCTTAACATGACTCTTCACATTCTCCTGCACATGATCcttttgcaccacctccttgTGCACAACCTCCTTATCCTCCTCCATCTTCTCGTCACTTTTCTGGTGAtgacctttcttcttctttagctTCTCCCTCACCACTTTTCGCAATCGGGCACCTGGAGGCTCTGCAATTGTAGCCAAAGCAATCTCAGTCTCATCTATAGTGATACCCTTTTCTTCCATTGTAATTCTCAGACTATCCTGGATCTCCAATGCTGTAAGGTTATTAGGCTCCCAATTCAAAACAATCCTAACATCCCTCATCGCCAAATCCAACCGATTCAAGGCCGCATAGCACTTTGCCCTCTTCAACAGAGCCCTGCTATATCTAGGCGAGACTTCTAACGCCATATTGCATTCGTTGATGGCATGAGGGTACTCCCCTAGTCCCATTTGCATGTAACAGACGGCCATACTTGTGTGAAGGTGTGCAGCATCAATGTGATTCTTCGGTAGGAGCTTCAAAGCCTTCTCAAACTTCAACATGGCAGCTTCATGATCCTTCTTCTGATATAGCCTGTTGCCTTCTTCCTTGAGCTCTTGTGCCATGTTGATGAACATGGCAGTGTCATCATCAAGGGCCTTTGAGGCGCTACGGTCCATAGTCTTAGTAGTAGCAGGAACCTTAGCATCTTTTGCCTTGGGACTTTCATGATCTTTCTTTTTCCCTGTTGGCTTCCCCATAATTGGTCACTCAAAAACCAGTAAAAATTTCCAATATTGGTCCCTACAAATCAATCCAAATTTCCAATAAAAGTTGTGAATTGTTATTGCAATCAAAGAACACAACAAAGCAACATAAGTGAaacaaactaaatatatatatatgtaacttTAAAGCAATACGAGAACTTGGATAGAAATTCTTATTTCCTGATGCTTAATCGTATGACAATTGATTCagaaaaaagggtaaaaattAAGAAAGGATTAGGGATAGGAATATACAATTACGCGTGatattgaattgaattggattGGATTCCAACAAGATGATGATTGGTGGTGATATTGATTTTTGTGGCTCTTTCtgtctttcttgttttcttctttcccCCTATGGCCAAGGGATTGTGTTGTGTTTCCCTCAGGTCAACGTTGAAAGAAGGAggatgaaggagaagaagaataatttattatggGGTGACCTAAAATTAAAGTGGATTATTTGTTCTAATTGAGAgtgattgaaaaagaaaacagagaagGTAAAAGaggaagtaaaaaaaaaagaacaaaaaaaggtTGGAGTGTTGGGTGTGGGGTTGACAAAGACAAGGTTCAAATATGGAGGCTAAAAAATAGGGGGATTTAGGATTTACTGTGTAATCTGGCCCCAACATCTGGTGGGAAGCATATTCGGGGAGAAAAGGTTCCTTTTACTTCTCAATCCTTCCATTGCTCTTCATTTGAAACACTCAAACACGTGGTGCTTCTTTCTATATTTGTGTCAGGGTACAAAGTACAAACAATCTACACAGGATGTGAGGGTAATCATATAATACCTTTTACAGTATTAtatttaaactaattaataattaaaccaTTTCtgataattttgacaaaaacttttttaatgattcttctaaaaataaatattccaTACTGTCCTTAattagaattattattattatgcaaCTTTATACCAATTATTGACTAAATATTGTCTAATGAAAATGATGCACAATTCTCATATATTCTTGTGCATACGAGTTCCAGTATAATAGAATCCCATTGAATGCTACTTTCGTTTCTAACTAGTACAAATTCTCATATTTTTCGCAGGTATTCTTTCCCAATATAGTGAAATTTGTTAACATTAAAATTCTCCAAATACAAATATTATGGAACAAGAAACAGAGAATTGGCATGGTTACCAACTACAAAGCTGAGGTCAGGTCAGTTACTATTTAGTATTTACAGGGAAAAGGTGTTCCACATATCAGGGGTTTCCACAACCAAAAACCTCTCTATAAAGATGTGTGAGTTATGATTTCATATGGAAAAGCAGAGAAGAGGAGGGTTtggtaaaaaaggaaaaaaatgaaccAAACTTTAAACTTGTGTCCTTCCCTTCCCTCCCTCATTTTTCCACCAAAATCAGAACTCTTTTTTAGTGCCACTGACCATTTCAGTGCCAATTCCACACATTTATTCTACAACATATTAGTTTTGATATTTTCCAGGTATCAAAATATTCTCTCTGcttcttttatttgttattgtGAAAATGTGGTACACCATAACAAAAACATTGATCAAAATGTGTACCATATATTTTCATGGTGACAAATAAAGAGAAACAGAGGGAGTTAAAGTTTAGTTTAGTACCCAATCTGTCTTGTATAAGGGTACCGCAAACTCAGATTATCTAAAACAACCGAAAGCGTGATAGATTATCCGTACAGTTCCAGCAACAAGACAAGAAACCAAAGATTCCTGCCTCCACAGGCTGTACAATGTCCCTTTCTCGCTTGTGTAACACTCTCACAAACTCATCTGCGCTTAGGTTTCTGTCCCAATTTGCATCAAACAAATGGAAAACAATGTCAACTACGTTGTCAGAGAGAGATATGCCACATACCTGAAATCAAAACAGAGGAACAAAATTTAGATTTCATAGTCCACGGTTTACAATATATgtcaaaataaattcttaattGTTCTCCTTAACCATCACTATTTACTTAAGcaaacaaaaatatcaaagaaaaatgCCGTACTTGTGATGCAGCTCGCTGAAAATCATCTCTGGTTAATAGACCATTTACTTTTCCACAACTGAAAAGCGCCAATGAAAATGGTAACAATTTTTTGCGTAGCTCTGCAAAGTTTTTAAACTCTTCAAATGTGATGCGTACATTCTTGAGACGTTGATCATTGTCCAACTGATCAACCCGGTCAAGCAACTTGTCTAGATGACCTATGTCAGCAGAAGCAACCATGGAGAGTCCAAAATCCTTGGCTGATATGGTTTTTTGAGATTTGTAGTCATAATGAGAAAACTCCAGCCTCACAATCTGCATATACAAAAGGGGAATTAAGAAAGAACTCACCAATACAAAGAAGAGCATTCAGTTCATCCGGAGAATGAGGAATCTTCCCACATACTCGATCGAAACTCAAAATGGCTTATGCAGAAAATGAAGCAACTGGAAACTTACTTCCTCATGTAAATCTCTCAAAAACTGTACGAATTTGTCATGCTGGAGACATTCATTTCCATCTTTACCAAAGAAATACTCCAACATCCCTCCATTTTCCACAGAATCAATCACCTTTAGGCCAATTCGCAATCCATCTCTGTGCTGAACACCTTGTCGATGATGAGATcgcatcaatgccatcactttTTTGAATTCTTCCTTGTTTATCTCCCTGTAGACGGGGAATAATTAGTATGACCTAGAGAGAAAAATACTTAGAGCAAGCACCTATAGGTTGGCAAATCCAATTCAAAATGTCTCATCAAATTTTATTAGCAATAAACTATTCGTGATGTCTTCATGGTCAAAGATGACTAGTTATTGTATTGgttaaaattaagtaaaagtaGAATATATGGTAGAATAAATAATGAATCATATTGATTAACACATCATAGAAGTAGCATGAGCACTCACCCATTATTGTCCACATCAAACATTTTAAATGCTATAGAAAAGCTTGACTCTGGAATGCTGAGTAGTGTTACAAAAAAGATATACCTGCTCCAGAAGTCAATAAATAGTCATTATACACAAATAAAAGCAGACAAGTCTTCTAGAAGTAGAAGCATAGAAGGTTAATATAACATGTCTTCTCCCACTAGGCGCATATTCACCGTAAAGAGCAAACAATGtcataaacaaatagaaaagaaaagaaaagtaaagagaagAGAAGCTAATAGTTAATACATCCTACTCTATCAAAATAATCTTCAAAGATGACATAATAGTTATAAGGAATACAGATGACTCACTCTTTGAAAGATATAAGGCCATCACCATTTACAtcaaaaagcataaaaaattcCGAAGGAGCACACCGTAAATGACCAGGACTTCTTTCTCCTTTCAGGTACCCATCTCTTACAAGATGGGATTCAGATGGGGGGAAAACAGGAACCACTGCTCGCATTAGATCTGCTGGTTTCATAAGTAGTTCTCCTTCTGGGGTACGATAAGAAGCAAAGTAttcaaaaaccttaaaaacgAGAGAAGAGATTGTTAATGCAGTGATCACTCTCCAATGGAGGGACTTAGACCCTTAACCAAATTTACTCTACGGTTAACAACAAGGAGATATTTAACATTTTAAGTACCAGTAAGACATGTTAACAAAAGTAATGCTAGGGAGACAataacacaaaattattttatttaacttaacaTCTATAATTACATGTTTATTACATCTAATATTATCCATTTATTTCAGCAAtaattaaggaataaaaaataagaaaacgaATGCATTAAAAGAAGcccaaaaaaaaagttatggcTTCCTATGGTTCCCAAACTATGGCTCCCAAACATTAACAACGTATGCAATGCATGAATGTGCAATATATGTAATGTCAGTGTTCAGTGTTCACGGTTCAGTAATCAGCATACTTAATCTTTCACTCAAAACTCAACCAGATAggtaaataaataaaggaagaaAACAATCAAagtttgattgaattttatcAGTGTTCATTGCTACTATCCTGATACTAAAAAGGAAGCTTAATATTGTAGATTTAGTCAAAGGATTAAAACCATTCattgaatttatcataaatgtGAATAGAGATACTATTATTTTACAGATTAGTTACTGAATATGAACAAGTTCATATGCCtttccaaaaaacaaaaaatagtaatGTACCTTTTCGGGTGGGCTTCGCAACCGTATCCGCTTCTCATAGTTGAAAAACACCTTTCTTCTGTACGCatctaaatcaaatcaaaatcgaATAGTGATCAAGTAAGTCTTAGCACAGTGTAAGAAATGATAGATATTCAGAGAACATTtctcatctaacaatcaatatAATCTGATCCACCAACATTAGCAAAAACAGAAATCAACCCACCCTACCacatcaataaagaaaaataaaacaaaattatggacagaaatttattaaaaaaattacctcCAATAAGGAAGAAACTAGAACTTTCTGGAAGGGACAGTTTTCTAAACAACGACGGTGTGGAACGACGGTCAGACTCAACTTCGTTGCCAGGAGGAGTTGACCACGAGTCAACAGAAGGCAGTAATTTCGATAAGAACGGAGAGTCGAATTGGGAATTGGGCTTAGCGAGGTAATGCAGGAGAACCCCAAGGCCTGAGCCCGCGGCAAGGGCCCAAGCCCAATTAGGACCGAGACCGGAGCCCCGCGGAGGAGTGTAGTGCGGGTTGGTGCTACTGCTACTACGATTCAGGAGAGACGGTGCCGAaggggaggaggaggaggaagatggTGAGGTTGTTGAAGAGTTGCGGATCTTGAAGGACCGTTGGATTGGGAAACGGTAGATTAACGGTGAGGATTTTCTCAGAGTGAAGAAGGACGACATGGAAAGTTATGGTGTGCTGAGTGACGGAGAGAAAAATGACACAAGAAATGACCGAACCAGCTGAGACCTGAGAGTAGCGAAAGCCAGCAATGgaaaattttcctttttctttttctttttcttttacgaAGTATAAAATGACCATTCCTTCTTTctcctttatttttattagacgtATGAGTCTGAATTTTTGGTAAAAGATGACAAAAACAGATGTGTGATACATAATCATCAACACGATATTTCAATTAAATAGTTATTATCCCTTTCTAacgtttttttataattgtataAGTAATAAACTGTTccaattaaataattatcaagcatgtaaataaataaaatacagatggttattttctattattttttgtcgAAGATTCTTATAAAAGGgttatgcattaaaaaaaataaaatacagatTGTTATTTTCTAATGAGTAAAGcgtaaattatttaaattaaaaaaattactcttattatttagaaaagaaaagatggtGGTGCTGGACATCCCCAAGCATTAGTGCATTACGCCATTACCCAACCAGGCAACCACCCAAACCTGGAACCCTAACTCAGCAACGGTGC
This portion of the Arachis duranensis cultivar V14167 chromosome 6, aradu.V14167.gnm2.J7QH, whole genome shotgun sequence genome encodes:
- the LOC107495330 gene encoding subtilisin-like protease SBT4.8, producing the protein MGSLPKHNYSPTSHHLSMLQQITNDNDATNHMVRSYYKSFNGFAAMITNQEREKLKKMEGVVSVFPSKSLKPQTTRSWDFMGFKESIQRNKTAESDVIIGVIDTGIWPESESFNDHGFGPIPKKWKGACKGGKNFRCNNKIIGARYYLEDQPSARDIVGHGTHTASIAAGNKVVGASFNGIAEGVARGGVPSARIAAYSVCNEQGCRPDAILAAFDDAIADGVDLITISIGLPEQVTFDKDAIAIGSFHAMKKGILTINSAGNDGPNTATFSVSPWLFTVAATTMDRVLLGNGLMPLGKSINGFASNSAEILSSAGFINNSAPIVAEFSSVGPNMQIREIMKPDISAPGVDILAAYSPLKPPSPDKRDKRSVKYNILSGTSMACPHVAGAAAYVKTFHPDWSPAVIKSSLMTTAKPMNGSQLAEFSYGSGFLDPVRAINPGLVFDASKKDYVKLLCRIGYDTMEVRKISGDKSVCPSSSSHHHLPMTKDFNYPAIAAEIEPNKPFRINFTRTVTNVGFANSTYKAYIQQPSGINITVVPNILEFKSVKEKQSFVVHVVGGKFSDYSVVSSSLLWSDGTHTVRCPIILRVIKGKCYFYNKI
- the LOC107495329 gene encoding protein PHOX1 encodes the protein MGKPTGKKKDHESPKAKDAKVPATTKTMDRSASKALDDDTAMFINMAQELKEEGNRLYQKKDHEAAMLKFEKALKLLPKNHIDAAHLHTSMAVCYMQMGLGEYPHAINECNMALEVSPRYSRALLKRAKCYAALNRLDLAMRDVRIVLNWEPNNLTALEIQDSLRITMEEKGITIDETEIALATIAEPPGARLRKVVREKLKKKKGHHQKSDEKMEEDKEVVHKEVVQKDHVQENVKSHVKDKDKEVVKNTIEKDNLEARPVKRQEKPVTRTVKFIFGEDIRWAQLPVNCSLRMIRDTIKDRFPQLKGVLVKYKDREGDFVTITNVADLRLAESSGNVLGSIRLYITEVDPSQEPSYDDKTMVSGVPTYVSKSGEDIENVARQRAEPVANRVITVEDWLVQFARLFKNHVGFDSDAYLDIHEVGMKLYSEAMEDTASDDDAQELFEIAADKFQEMAALALFNWGNVHMSRARKRVSSAEDGSRESLESIKSAYDWAQNEYTKAETRYEEAVRIKPDFYEGLLALGYQQFEQAKLHWCYSVATNKDLDIGASEEVLQYYNKAEDSMEKGMLMWEEIEEQRLNGLSKFDKYKEQLEKMDLHNLFRDVSPEEAEEQASKMRLQVYLLWGTLLYERSVVEYKLGLPTWEECLEVAVEKFELAGASSTDIGVMIKNHSSNTTALGGFKIDEIVQAWNEMYDGWQFDVPSFRLEPLFRRRVPKLHDILEQF
- the LOC107495331 gene encoding calcium uptake protein, mitochondrial is translated as MSSFFTLRKSSPLIYRFPIQRSFKIRNSSTTSPSSSSSSPSAPSLLNRSSSSTNPHYTPPRGSGLGPNWAWALAAGSGLGVLLHYLAKPNSQFDSPFLSKLLPSVDSWSTPPGNEVESDRRSTPSLFRKLSLPESSSFFLIGDAYRRKVFFNYEKRIRLRSPPEKVFEYFASYRTPEGELLMKPADLMRAVVPVFPPSESHLVRDGYLKGERSPGHLRCAPSEFFMLFDVNGDGLISFKEYIFFVTLLSIPESSFSIAFKMFDVDNNGEINKEEFKKVMALMRSHHRQGVQHRDGLRIGLKVIDSVENGGMLEYFFGKDGNECLQHDKFVQFLRDLHEEIVRLEFSHYDYKSQKTISAKDFGLSMVASADIGHLDKLLDRVDQLDNDQRLKNVRITFEEFKNFAELRKKLLPFSLALFSCGKVNGLLTRDDFQRAASQVCGISLSDNVVDIVFHLFDANWDRNLSADEFVRVLHKRERDIVQPVEAGIFGFLSCCWNCTDNLSRFRLF